A window from Physeter macrocephalus isolate SW-GA chromosome 11, ASM283717v5, whole genome shotgun sequence encodes these proteins:
- the MAN2C1 gene encoding alpha-mannosidase 2C1 isoform X1 has protein sequence MAAAPVLKHWRTTLERVEKFVSPLYFTDCNLRGRLFGDSCPVAELSSFLTPERLPYQEAVQQDFRPAQVGDSFGPTWWTCWFRVELTIPEAWVGQEVHLRWESDGEGLVWRDGEPVQGLTKEGEKTSYVLTDKLGEEDPRSLTLYVEVACNGLLGAGKGPMIAAPDPEKMFQVSRAELAVFHRDVHKLLVDLELLLGMAKGLGEDNQRSYQALYTANQMVNICDPAQPETFPVAQALASKFFGQRGGESQHTIHALGHCHIDTAWLWPFKETVRKCARSWVTVVQLMERNPEFIFACSQAQQLAWVKSHYPGLYARLQEFACRGQFVPVGGTWVEMDGNLPSGEAMVRQFLQGQSFFLQEFGKMCSEFWLPDTFGYSAQLPQIMRSCGIRHFLTQKLSWNLVNSFPHHTFFWEGLDGSRVLAHFPPGDSYGMQGSVEEVLKTVAKNRDKGRTNHSAFLFGFGDGGGGPTQTMVDRLKRLCNTDGLPRVQLSSPERLFSALEGHSGQLCTWVGELFLELHNGTYTTHAQIKKGNRECERILHDVELLSSLALARSAQFLYPAAQLQDLWRLLLLNQFHDVVTGSCIQLVAEEAMCHYEDIRSRGNTLLSAAAAALCAGEPGPEGLLIVNTLPWKRTEVLALPRPGGAHCLALVTVPSMGYAPAPTPTSLQPLLPQQPVFVVQETDGSVTLDNGIIRVRLDPTGRLTSLVLVASGREAIAEGAVGNQFVLFDDVPLYWDAWDVMDYHLETRKPVLGQAGTLAVGTEGGVRGSASFLLQISPNSRLSQEVVLDVGCPYVRFHTEVHWHEAHKFLKVEFPARVRSPQATFEVQFGHLQRPTHYNTSWDWARFEVWAHRWMDLSEHGFGLALLNDCKYGASVRGSVISLSLLRAPKSPDATVDMGRHEFTYALMPHNGSFQDAGVIPAAYSLNFPLLALPAPGPAPAAAWSAFSVSSPAVVLETVKQAETSLQGRKLVLRLYEAHGSHVDCWLHTSLPVQEAVLCDFLERRDPAGPLPLRDRRLKLAFSPFQVQSLLLVLQPAPS, from the exons ATGGCGGCGGCGCCGGTCCTGAAGCACTGGCGCACTACGCTGGAGCGGGTGGAGAAATTCGTGTCGCCGCTCTACTTTACCGACTGTAATCTCCGCGGCAG GCTCTTCGGAGACAGCTGCCCAGTGGCCGAGCTCTCCAGCTTCTTGACGCCCGAAAGGCTTCCCTACCAGGAGGCAGTCCAGCAGGATTTCCGCCCCGCGCAGGTCGGCGACAGCTTCGGACCCAC ATGGTGGACCTGTTGGTTCCGGGTGGAGCTGACCATCCCAGAGGCATGGGTGGGTCAGGAAGTTCACCTTCGCTGGGAAAGTGATGGAGAAGGCCTGGTGTGGCGTGATGGGGAACCTGTCCAG GGTTTGACCAAAGAGGGGGAGAAGACCAGCTATGTCCTGACTGACAAGCTGGGGGAAGAAGACCCCCGGAG TCTGACCCTCTATGTGGAAGTAGCCTGCAATGGGCTCCTGGGGGCCGGGAAGGGACCCATGATCGCAGCCCCTGACCCAGAGAAGATGTTCCAGGTGAGCCGGGCTGAGCTGGCCGTGTTCCACCGGGATGTCCACAAGCTCCTGGTGGATCTGGAGCTGCTGCTGGGTATGGCCAAG GGCCTCGGGGAGGACAACCAGCGCAGCTACCAGGCCCTGTACACAGCCAACCAGATGGTGAACATATGTGACCCCGCCCAGCCGGAGACCTTCCCAGTGGCCCAGGCCCTGGCCTCCAAGTTCTTTGGCCAACGTGGGGGTGAAAGCCAGCATACCATCCATGCCCTGGGGCACTGCCACATTGATACAG CCTGGCTCTGGCCCTTCAAGGAGACCGTGCGGAAATGTGCCCGGAGCTGGGTGACAGTCGTTCAGCTCATGGAGCGGAATCCTGAGTTCATCTTTGCCTGCTCCCAG GCGCAGCAGCTCGCGTGGGTGAAGAGCCACTACCCTGGCCTGTATGCCCGGCTCCAGGAGTTTGCCTGCCGTGGGCAATTTGTTCCCGTGGGGGGCACCTGGGTGGAGATG GATGGGAACCTTCCCAGTGGAGAGGCCATGGTGAGGCAGTTCCTGCAGGGACAGAGCTTCTTCCTGCAGGAGTTTGGGAAGATGTGCTCCGAG TTCTGGCTGCCAGACACATTCGGCTACTCAGCGCAGCTCCCACAGATCATGCGCAGCTGTGGCATCAGGCACTTCCTCACACAAAAACTGAGCTGGAACTTGGTGAACTCCTTCCCG CACCATACCTTTTTCTGGGAGGGGCTGGATGGCTCCCGGGTGCTGGCCCACTTCCCGCCCGGTGACTCATATGGGATGCAGGGCAGtgtggaggag GTGCTGAAGACTGTGGCCAAAAACCGGGACAAGGGGCGTACCAACCACAGTGCCTTCCTCTTTGgctttggggatgggggtggtggccCCACCCAGACCATGGTGGACCGCTTGAAGCGGCTGTGCAATACAGATGGGCTGCCCAG GGTGCAGCTCTCTTCTCCGGAGCGACTCTTCTCGGCGCTGGAGGGCCACTCGGGGCAGCTGTGCACGTGGGTCGGAGAGCTCTTCCTGGAGCTACATAATGGCACCTACACCACCCATGCCCAG ATCAAGAAGGGGAACCGGGAGTGTGAGCGGATCCTGCACGACGTGGAGCTGCTCAGCAGCCTGGCCCTGGCCCGCAGTGCCCAGTTCCTCTACCCAGCCGCCCAGCTGCAGGACCTCTGGAG GCTTCTGCTCCTGAACCAGTTCCACGATGTGGTGACTGGAAGCTGCATCCAGCTGGTGGCAGAGGAAGCCATGTGCCACTACGAAG ACATCCGTTCCCGTGGCAACACACTGCTCAGCGCTGCAGCCGCAGCCCTTTGTGCTGGGGAGCCAGGTCCTGAGGGCCTCCTCATTGTCAACACACTGCCTTGGAAGCGCACTGAAGTGTTGGCCCTGCCCAGGCCTGGTGGGGCCCACTGCCTAG CTCTGGTGACAGTGCCCAGCATGGGCTATgctcctgctcccacccccacctcactGCAGCCCCTGCTGCCCCAGCAGCCTGTGTTTGTAGTGCAGGAG ACTGACGGTTCTGTGACTCTGGACAACGGCATCATCCGGGTGAGGCTGGACCCAACCGGCCGCCTGACGTCTCTGGTGCTGGTGGCCTCCGGCAG GGAGGCCATTGCTGAGGGTGCTGTGGGGAACCAGTTTGTGCTGTTTGATGATGTCCCCCTGTACTGGGACGCGTGGGACGTCATGGACTACCACCTAGAAACACG GAAGCCAGTGCTGGGCCAGGCAGGGACCTTGGCCGTGGGCACCGAGGGTGGCGTGCGGGGCAGCGCCTCGTTTCTGCTGCAGATCAGCCCCAACAGTCGGCTCAGCCAAGAGGTTGTGCTGGACGTCGGCTGCCCCTATGTCCGCTTCCACACCGAG GTGCACTGGCACGAGGCCCACAAGTTCCTGAAGGTGGAGTTCCCTGCCCGTGTGCGGAGCCCCCAGGCCACCTTTGAGGTCCAGTTCGGACATCTGCAGCGGCCCACCCACTACAACACCTCTTGGGACTGGGCCCGATTTGAG GTGTGGGCCCACCGCTGGATGGATCTGTCAGAGCACGGCTTTGGGCTGGCTCTGCTCAATGACTGCAAGTATGGCGCGTCAGTACGAGGCAGCGTCATCAGCCTCTCCCT cttgcGGGCACCCAAGTCACCTGACGCCACGGTTGACATGGGGCGCCACGAGTTCACCTACGCGCTGATGCCGCATAATG GGTCCTTCCAGGACGCTGGCGTTATTCCCGCTGCCTACAGCCTCAACTTCCCCCTGTTGGCGCTGCCCGCCCCGGGCCCGGCACCCGCCGCCGCCTGGAGTGCCTTTTCAGTGTCCTCGCCTGCAGTTGTGTTGGAGACCGTCAAGCAG GCGGAGACCAGCCTCCAGGGCCGCAAGCTGGTCCTGAGGCTGTACGAGGCCCATGGCAGCCACGTGGACTGCTGGCTGCACACGTCGCTGCCGGTTCAGGAGGCCGTCCT CTGTGACTTCCTGGAGCGCCGTGACCCTGCTGGCCCCCTGCCCCTTCGGGACAGACGCCTGAAGCTCGCCTTTTCTCCCTTCCAAGTGCAGTCCCTGTTGCTCGTGCTGCAGCCCGCACCGAGCTGA
- the MAN2C1 gene encoding alpha-mannosidase 2C1 isoform X2 yields the protein MAAAPVLKHWRTTLERVEKFVSPLYFTDCNLRGRLFGDSCPVAELSSFLTPERLPYQEAVQQDFRPAQVGDSFGPTWWTCWFRVELTIPEAWVGQEVHLRWESDGEGLVWRDGEPVQGLTKEGEKTSYVLTDKLGEEDPRSLTLYVEVACNGLLGAGKGPMIAAPDPEKMFQVSRAELAVFHRDVHKLLVDLELLLGMAKGLGEDNQRSYQALYTANQMVNICDPAQPETFPVAQALASKFFGQRGGESQHTIHALGHCHIDTAWLWPFKETVRKCARSWVTVVQLMERNPEFIFACSQAQQLAWVKSHYPGLYARLQEFACRGQFVPVGGTWVEMDGNLPSGEAMVRQFLQGQSFFLQEFGKMCSEFWLPDTFGYSAQLPQIMRSCGIRHFLTQKLSWNLVNSFPHHTFFWEGLDGSRVLAHFPPGDSYGMQGSVEEVLKTVAKNRDKGRTNHSAFLFGFGDGGGGPTQTMVDRLKRLCNTDGLPRVQLSSPERLFSALEGHSGQLCTWVGELFLELHNGTYTTHAQIKKGNRECERILHDVELLSSLALARSAQFLYPAAQLQDLWRLLLLNQFHDVVTGSCIQLVAEEAMCHYEDIRSRGNTLLSAAAAALCAGEPGPEGLLIVNTLPWKRTEVLALPRPGGAHCLGLIPSSGDSAQHGLCSCSHPHLTAAPAAPAACVCSAGASADLASRPPPTKTDGSVTLDNGIIRVRLDPTGRLTSLVLVASGREAIAEGAVGNQFVLFDDVPLYWDAWDVMDYHLETRKPVLGQAGTLAVGTEGGVRGSASFLLQISPNSRLSQEVVLDVGCPYVRFHTEVHWHEAHKFLKVEFPARVRSPQATFEVQFGHLQRPTHYNTSWDWARFEVWAHRWMDLSEHGFGLALLNDCKYGASVRGSVISLSLLRAPKSPDATVDMGRHEFTYALMPHNGSFQDAGVIPAAYSLNFPLLALPAPGPAPAAAWSAFSVSSPAVVLETVKQAETSLQGRKLVLRLYEAHGSHVDCWLHTSLPVQEAVLCDFLERRDPAGPLPLRDRRLKLAFSPFQVQSLLLVLQPAPS from the exons ATGGCGGCGGCGCCGGTCCTGAAGCACTGGCGCACTACGCTGGAGCGGGTGGAGAAATTCGTGTCGCCGCTCTACTTTACCGACTGTAATCTCCGCGGCAG GCTCTTCGGAGACAGCTGCCCAGTGGCCGAGCTCTCCAGCTTCTTGACGCCCGAAAGGCTTCCCTACCAGGAGGCAGTCCAGCAGGATTTCCGCCCCGCGCAGGTCGGCGACAGCTTCGGACCCAC ATGGTGGACCTGTTGGTTCCGGGTGGAGCTGACCATCCCAGAGGCATGGGTGGGTCAGGAAGTTCACCTTCGCTGGGAAAGTGATGGAGAAGGCCTGGTGTGGCGTGATGGGGAACCTGTCCAG GGTTTGACCAAAGAGGGGGAGAAGACCAGCTATGTCCTGACTGACAAGCTGGGGGAAGAAGACCCCCGGAG TCTGACCCTCTATGTGGAAGTAGCCTGCAATGGGCTCCTGGGGGCCGGGAAGGGACCCATGATCGCAGCCCCTGACCCAGAGAAGATGTTCCAGGTGAGCCGGGCTGAGCTGGCCGTGTTCCACCGGGATGTCCACAAGCTCCTGGTGGATCTGGAGCTGCTGCTGGGTATGGCCAAG GGCCTCGGGGAGGACAACCAGCGCAGCTACCAGGCCCTGTACACAGCCAACCAGATGGTGAACATATGTGACCCCGCCCAGCCGGAGACCTTCCCAGTGGCCCAGGCCCTGGCCTCCAAGTTCTTTGGCCAACGTGGGGGTGAAAGCCAGCATACCATCCATGCCCTGGGGCACTGCCACATTGATACAG CCTGGCTCTGGCCCTTCAAGGAGACCGTGCGGAAATGTGCCCGGAGCTGGGTGACAGTCGTTCAGCTCATGGAGCGGAATCCTGAGTTCATCTTTGCCTGCTCCCAG GCGCAGCAGCTCGCGTGGGTGAAGAGCCACTACCCTGGCCTGTATGCCCGGCTCCAGGAGTTTGCCTGCCGTGGGCAATTTGTTCCCGTGGGGGGCACCTGGGTGGAGATG GATGGGAACCTTCCCAGTGGAGAGGCCATGGTGAGGCAGTTCCTGCAGGGACAGAGCTTCTTCCTGCAGGAGTTTGGGAAGATGTGCTCCGAG TTCTGGCTGCCAGACACATTCGGCTACTCAGCGCAGCTCCCACAGATCATGCGCAGCTGTGGCATCAGGCACTTCCTCACACAAAAACTGAGCTGGAACTTGGTGAACTCCTTCCCG CACCATACCTTTTTCTGGGAGGGGCTGGATGGCTCCCGGGTGCTGGCCCACTTCCCGCCCGGTGACTCATATGGGATGCAGGGCAGtgtggaggag GTGCTGAAGACTGTGGCCAAAAACCGGGACAAGGGGCGTACCAACCACAGTGCCTTCCTCTTTGgctttggggatgggggtggtggccCCACCCAGACCATGGTGGACCGCTTGAAGCGGCTGTGCAATACAGATGGGCTGCCCAG GGTGCAGCTCTCTTCTCCGGAGCGACTCTTCTCGGCGCTGGAGGGCCACTCGGGGCAGCTGTGCACGTGGGTCGGAGAGCTCTTCCTGGAGCTACATAATGGCACCTACACCACCCATGCCCAG ATCAAGAAGGGGAACCGGGAGTGTGAGCGGATCCTGCACGACGTGGAGCTGCTCAGCAGCCTGGCCCTGGCCCGCAGTGCCCAGTTCCTCTACCCAGCCGCCCAGCTGCAGGACCTCTGGAG GCTTCTGCTCCTGAACCAGTTCCACGATGTGGTGACTGGAAGCTGCATCCAGCTGGTGGCAGAGGAAGCCATGTGCCACTACGAAG ACATCCGTTCCCGTGGCAACACACTGCTCAGCGCTGCAGCCGCAGCCCTTTGTGCTGGGGAGCCAGGTCCTGAGGGCCTCCTCATTGTCAACACACTGCCTTGGAAGCGCACTGAAGTGTTGGCCCTGCCCAGGCCTGGTGGGGCCCACTGCCTAG GCCTCATCCCCAGCTCTGGTGACAGTGCCCAGCATGGGCTATgctcctgctcccacccccacctcactGCAGCCCCTGCTGCCCCAGCAGCCTGTGTTTGTAGTGCAGGAG CCTCTGCAGACTTAGCCTCAAGGCCCCCTCCCACCAAGACTGACGGTTCTGTGACTCTGGACAACGGCATCATCCGGGTGAGGCTGGACCCAACCGGCCGCCTGACGTCTCTGGTGCTGGTGGCCTCCGGCAG GGAGGCCATTGCTGAGGGTGCTGTGGGGAACCAGTTTGTGCTGTTTGATGATGTCCCCCTGTACTGGGACGCGTGGGACGTCATGGACTACCACCTAGAAACACG GAAGCCAGTGCTGGGCCAGGCAGGGACCTTGGCCGTGGGCACCGAGGGTGGCGTGCGGGGCAGCGCCTCGTTTCTGCTGCAGATCAGCCCCAACAGTCGGCTCAGCCAAGAGGTTGTGCTGGACGTCGGCTGCCCCTATGTCCGCTTCCACACCGAG GTGCACTGGCACGAGGCCCACAAGTTCCTGAAGGTGGAGTTCCCTGCCCGTGTGCGGAGCCCCCAGGCCACCTTTGAGGTCCAGTTCGGACATCTGCAGCGGCCCACCCACTACAACACCTCTTGGGACTGGGCCCGATTTGAG GTGTGGGCCCACCGCTGGATGGATCTGTCAGAGCACGGCTTTGGGCTGGCTCTGCTCAATGACTGCAAGTATGGCGCGTCAGTACGAGGCAGCGTCATCAGCCTCTCCCT cttgcGGGCACCCAAGTCACCTGACGCCACGGTTGACATGGGGCGCCACGAGTTCACCTACGCGCTGATGCCGCATAATG GGTCCTTCCAGGACGCTGGCGTTATTCCCGCTGCCTACAGCCTCAACTTCCCCCTGTTGGCGCTGCCCGCCCCGGGCCCGGCACCCGCCGCCGCCTGGAGTGCCTTTTCAGTGTCCTCGCCTGCAGTTGTGTTGGAGACCGTCAAGCAG GCGGAGACCAGCCTCCAGGGCCGCAAGCTGGTCCTGAGGCTGTACGAGGCCCATGGCAGCCACGTGGACTGCTGGCTGCACACGTCGCTGCCGGTTCAGGAGGCCGTCCT CTGTGACTTCCTGGAGCGCCGTGACCCTGCTGGCCCCCTGCCCCTTCGGGACAGACGCCTGAAGCTCGCCTTTTCTCCCTTCCAAGTGCAGTCCCTGTTGCTCGTGCTGCAGCCCGCACCGAGCTGA